The nucleotide sequence CAAGATCAACTTCGGTAATGGTAACTCCATTGTCCGTCATCTTCTTGTAGAGACCTGCTTCTGCTTCCTGGCCGATGGCACCATATTCAAGGGCCTTGTCGCGGATAGTCTTCAGGAAGAATTCCTTGGCATCTTCGGGCATACCATTAAGAAGTCTGGTGGAACATACAAAAGCTGTCTGGAGCATGTAGTGCTTTGTAATGGCGATGTATGGAGTAACATCCCAGAAGGCGTTTCCTGCTGCGGCAGAAACCTGTACTTCAGTACCGTCGAGGGCCCCCTGCTGGATGGCAGGAAAAACTTCTCCGAAGGGAATAGCGATATTGGCGAATCCGAAGTATTTAGCCAGAGCGTTTCCAATATCATTACCAAACCCGCGGATCCTCATACCGGAAAGATCCTCTACATGCTCTACCTTGTCCACGGTGTAAAAGTTACGGAAACCATTGTACATATCGGCAATGAGGACGATTCCCTGTTTCTCAAGCTGAGAGGACCAGGTCTTGAAGAGTTCGGTGTCGGGCAGTTTTTCCAGTACCGCCGGATCTGTCAATACATAAGGCGCCATCAGAATATTCATGTCGGGAATATTGAACTGACTGGCAAGGCGTCCGGGATCTGAAGGAACTACCAGGGGTACCCCAAGCTTGGCCTGGGTGACCAACGCATCAGTATCTCCGGAAAGGGCTCCGGCGACCAGGACTTCTGCATCGAAACGGCCATCCGCATTCAGAACATCCGCAACGGCCTGCATCATTTTACTTTGGGTAGTTGTAGCTGCTTCGGTGCCGGCAAAGGTTACAGTGATCTTTCCATCTGAAGCACCAGCTTCACCCTGACCACCAGCAAAAGCCACACCCGGAAGAAGCATGAGAATAACAGCAATTACCAGGAAAAATTGAACACGTTTCATTTTTTCTCTCCTTTAAAAGTTTAACGCTTGAAAAAATGATAGGTTGTGCCATATCAGCTGTCAATTGAAAATATCCGGCTGCAACTGTAGAGAATTACGATATTTCTGTACAATATTACAATCTCCGTCAATTTTACTATTTTTTCGTGTTTTTTTCCCTGTGAGTATCAACGAAAACCTGCCGTATATACATTTTTTTTGTTAAAACCGGTTTTTCTACTTGAATAAGTACAGCTTATGCACTACTTTTATTTTCAACATGAAGCATAATCTTCTGCTTAGCCTGCTGCTATCCCTACTCGCTCTCCTCCTACTAGGAACAGGGCCCGTATCGTGCAGCCGTCAGGGTGGAAGTTAGCTTCAAACCTTGAAAAGGTAAACTGCATGCCATGGGCCGAAAAAACGGTCCATGGCATTTTTTTTGGAGGTAGAGAATGAAAACAATGCATTACAGTAAGTACCGGCGTTTTGAGCCTGTCTCACTGCCTGACAGAACCTGGCCTGACAGGATAATCGAAGAAGCCCCGGTCTGGTGCAGTGTCGACTTACGGGACGGGAACCAGGCCCTGAGTGTTCCCATGAACATGGAAAAGAAACTGATGATGTTCAAACTGTTAACCGACATCGGTTTTAAAGAGATTGAGGTGGGCTTTCCGTCTTCAGCTGAGATCGAGTACAACTTTATGCGCAAGCTGATCGAGGACAACCTGATCCCCGATGATGTTACCGTCCAGGTCCTCGTCCAGGCCCGTGAACACCTGATCAGGCGCACTTTTGACTCTCTGAAGGACGTAAAAAAAGCTGTTGTGCATATTTACAACTCTACCTCAACATCACAGCGGCGCCTTGTTTTTAAGAAGAGCAAGGAAGAGATAATCGATATTGCCATTGCCGGAGCTAAACTCGTAAAGGAGTTGGGGGATGCCGAGGAGAATCCAGGAATCCGTTACGAGTACAGCCCCGAGAGTTTTACCGGAACCGAGATGGATTTCGCCGCGGAGATCTGCAACGCTGTAATCGATGTAATTCAGCCGACACCTGGACATCAAATGGTGATCAACCTGCCGGCAACCGTTGAGGCCCATACCGCGAATATTCACGCCGATCAAATCGAATGGATGTGCCGGCACCTGGACAAGCGGGACAGCATCCAGGTGAGCCTTCATACCCATAACGACCGGGGGACCGGTATTGCCGCCACGGAACTTGCTCTTTTGGCAGGAGCCGACCGGGTTGAGGGAACCCTCTTCGGCAACGGTGAAAGAACCGGGAACGCCGATCTGGTTACCCTCGCCTTGAACATGTTCTCCCAGGGAATAGACCCCAAACTCGACTTTACCGATATTAACCATGTACGGGACGTCTACCGCTACTGCACCGGGATGGATGTTCACCCACGACACCCCTACGTTGGAGAGCTGGTTTACACTGCCTTTTCCGGCTCCCACCAGGATGCCATCAACAAGGGGATGCACGCCCGGGCCAAAGACGGAACAAAGATATGGGATGTTCCGTATCTGCCCATTGATCCCCAGGACGTTGGACGTTCTTACAAATCCATTGTACGCATCAACTCCCAGTCCGGAAAAGGCGGCGTAGCGTATATTATGGATTCTGAGTTCGGTTTCAGCCTGCCCAAGGCAATGCATCCTGAATTCGGCCTGCTGATTCAGAAAGAGACAGACAAACGCGAAGACGAGCTGGTCCCCAAGGAGATCTGGACGGTTTTCGAGGAAAACTATCTGAATACCACAGTCCCATTCGCCCTTGAGGATGTAAATGTACGAATGGAAACCGATAAAGAATCGGGCAAGCATGCGGCCAACGTAACAGGTCAGATTCTTAAAGACTGTAAAACTGTACAGATCGAAGGCCGGGGAAACGGCCCAATCGACGCCTTTGTTAACGGTCTGAAAAAACATGTGGATTTTGATTTTCACTTTGAGTCCTTCGATGAACATGCAATCAACGAAGGAGCTGACGCCCAGGCGGTAGCCTATATATCGGTTATCACCGAAGATGGCCGAAGGGTATTCGGCGCCGGAATTGATACGGATATAACCTTTGCCTCGTATAAGGCCATACTAAGTGCGATAAACAGGACATTGTAGGTCTCAACTCAACTGGCCGGGCGGGAACCTCGAAAATTGAGTATCCCGCCGGGTCAGATTATCCAGCGCCTTTTTATATTGTGCAAACTCACCGCAAAGAGTGCAAGACAGAAAAGGGCCAATACCCCCATGTCGAGAGCAAACGGAAGCATGTGCTCTCCCCCCACAGAACCATGGAGCAGATCGGCGCCGTAGGTCAAAGGCAACAGGAAGGAGACGGGACGCAGAAAAACGGGGAGATTTTCCACGGGAATAAACAAACCACAGAGAAAGATCATGGGAAAACGAAAAAAATTTGAAAAAGTCTGAGCCTCAAAGACTTCGCTGACTGCCACGGCAATAAAAAGTCCCAGGAACGTCGAAGCTGCAGCAATAAGAACAAGGGCCGGTATAAACAGCTGCCATGCAACACCGGATAGATCTGCAAGAAAAAAAGCGATAATAACAGGAACAAAAGCATTGGCTGTTCCAAAAAGAATGGCTCCGGAGGTTTTGGCAATCATCAGGAGTTTCAGGGATATGGGGGCAAGAAGCAGACGCTCAAAGGAACGGTTCTTTTTTTCAAAAGTAACGGTTACCGCCAGCATTGATGTTGTACCAAAGAGGATTGAAACCGCTGTTACTCCGGGAAGCAGAGAGAGTACACTTTCCAGGCCGCGGCCGGAACGAACAAAAAACATTGCCGTCCATGCCAGAGGAAAGATCAAACCCCAGCTGATATTCGGCGGCTTCAGGTAGTAGGTCCGCATGTCCTTCAGCAGAATATTCCAGAACGCTGTAAGTTGTTTCATCCTCTGCCCCCCCCTTTTTCCTTTTCTGACCGCATAAAACCTGCTTCAATCCCGGTAATCGATACAAACACTTCCTCCAGGGAGGGCCGTATTCTACGGGCTTCAAAAACTTCGATGCTCCTCTCCTCCAGATACCTGATCAAGGGGCCGACACCCACAGGATCGTCCCCCTCTACCCGCATAACCCCTGTTTCAGGAAAACTGAAAGAGAGCTCAGAGAAAGCAGACGAGACTGTCTGCTTCACATCATCAATTTCTCCTGTAAAAAAGACCTTCAGTACATGCCTGTTTTGGATCGGCTGCAGCAGTTCCTGCACACCGGCAATACGAACGATTCTGCCCGAGACGATAAAGGCAATTCGGTCACACAGACGTTCTGCTTCTTCGATATAGTGGGTTGTGAGAAAGATTGTCGTTCCCGCCTTGTGCAGATCATCGATAAGCTGACGCACCTGCCTGGCGCTTGCAACATCAATACCGGTCGTCGGTTCATCGAGAAAAAGAATCCGTGGTTGATGGATAATCCCCGCGGCAATAGTGAGCTTGCGCTTCATTCCCTTTGAGTAGCCGCCGAATTTCCTGTTTCCAGCCTGATTCAGACCAAAGAGCTCCAGCAGTTCAGCCGCACGTGCCTCCCGCCGAGATTTTCGCATCCCGTAGAGGGCACCGCAAAACGCAAGATTATCAAAACCGCTTAATTCGGGATACAGGTTACTTTCATCGGGCACCACTCCCACCAGGTGCTGAGCAGCCCTGGGATTCTTACTGCAGTCAATATCTCCGATATAGACCGTGCCCCTGTCAGGTCGCGCAAGGCCGGTGAGCATATTAATAGTTGTGGTTTTACCGGCTCCGTTGGGTCCCAGAAAACCGAATAACTCACCTGAACGCACCTCGAAATCGACCCCGGCGACAGCCTTTACATCGCCAAAACTTTTTTTAAGTTCCTTTACGAGTACAGCGCTGTTCGTTTCTTTCAGCATATTCTTCTCCTGCTTCCTCCAGCTGCAACAAGCTGTTGCTTACCAGCTGCCAGCGGGCCAGGGTATCGGTGTTGAGACGATAGTGAACAAAGTAGCCCCGCTTATCCGCTTCGACGACGCCGGCATCCCGTAAAACCCGAAGATGCTGGGAAACCGCCGCCTGACTGATACCCAGACGGCGTGCCAGGGCGTTAACGCAGAATGACCGTTTTTTGAGCATGTGCAGAATCATTACCCTGCTCTCAACCGAAAGAATTTTAAAAATTGCTGCCGCCTGTTGCAAACTGGTCACAATTCTCCATTCATTTAAGTGTATGCGCATATACTTATATCATGGTTTCAAAATATCATCAACTCTTAGGTGCAAAAAAACAGTGTATTTATGTTTTGCTTTACAAGCGAAATTCAGGATGGAAACAGAGAGAGATGCATAATCAGCACCGCTCCCACCGCCCGGCGACTGAACCCGGGCAGGAGTTCAATACTTTCAGGTACCTTCGTTTTCGATTTTCGATGTCCGCTGCTTGAGAAAACGGAATGCCTCCCGTCCCTCTCGCGAAAAATCCCTGGTGAAGGCTTCGACGCTCAGCCGTCCGGTATAGCCGATCTGATGAAGTGCGCGGAAAAAGTCATCGTACATTTCTCCATCTGCCTCGGAGGGAAAGCTTCTTCCTTGAGGATTCGAAATGTGACAGTGCCGAACCGCGCTTCCCGCTTTCAGGATAATCTCAGTAGACTCGTTCTCCAAAGCAAGATGATAATAATCTATAAGCAATTGAATCGAATTCCTGTCTGCTGCGCGGCTGAGTTCATACCCTTCGGCAGCGCTGTTTATGATGTTGCTCTCTCCCCGGTTCAGGGGTTCAATAACAATGCTTATACCCCTGGGAGAAACATATTCGTCTATTATCCTGCAGATAGAAACCATCTGTTCCCATGCTGCAGAGACAGGGAACCCGGCAGGAATATTGCGGGCGCCGGAGCTGCCAAAGCAGATATGCTCCCCACCAAGTTCTTTCACGCGCCCGATTGCTTTTTCCAGGTACACCCGAATAGCAGAAAGATCTGCCGAAGGCCCGGTAATCTTGATCGAAGCCGGAAACAGGTTGTTACAGACCTCGCAGGAAAGTCCGGAATTGCTGATCCGTTGCTTCAGCTGATCAAACTCCGCGTCATTCAGCTCCATTATCTGGGCCACCGGCAAATCCAGATACTCATAACCGCATTTTGCTATCTCTTCAATTGCCCATTGACCGGCAGAGTCACCCTCATTGGCGAGCATGTTGGTACAGCAGCCGATTCTCATAAGTTTCCTCCTTCTTCGGTCTGTTTCATTATAGAAAGGGATGAAAAATAGCGCAATCACTTTCAGTCACAACAATTTTCTTGACATCCCCACAATTGTATCCTACTCTAGTATACAGACACCGCAATGTTTCCAAATTTAGTTTTATTGTATCTTTTAGTGTTGCCGGCTTGACGGCAGAATTCATGTAATCGTTTAAGTTAGAATTATAAATACGAAGTGGTACAGAACAAAAGACTTGGCGGCTCAATGGGAGTATATGAACCAGATTCGAGAGTATAATTTTGGTTTCAACTGCGGAATCAGTCCTGTAGTTCCATGGGGCGATCATCATCGACACAATGAGGTCGAAATCACCTTTGCCGATAAAGGTGCTTTTAATCTTGAACTGCAGGGCCAGAGGATCGAGGTAAAACCCGGGAAGCTCCTCATTTTCTGGGGCGGGATGCCCCACTATATTGATAGTCTTGAACCCAATCAAACTCAATACTGGATGTGTGTTCCAGTCTCTTCATTCATCCAGTGGATAGATAACCCGCAGTTATTTCGGGATATATTTACGCATGGTTTAATCCTTACCGATATATACCGGCACTTGAATGCTTACAGCTCACTTTTTTACCTTTGGAGTGCAGAACTGAATGATACATCTCAGAGAGTGCGTAAGGCAGCCCAACTTTCCATCTGCGCTCAAATACGCTGTACTCTTGAAGATATCAGCAAGACGACAGGAAATGATGGCACTCCTAATTTTAAGGAAACCTATTACAGTACAACAACAGTGAAGTCTACAAAACTTTATAAACGCGCATGTGAGTACATTATCGATAATTACACGGATTTTGATCTTGATGCAGATACAATAGCTGGTGCCATCAACGCTCATCCTAAGTATCTTCTGACTTTGTTTAAACGAAAGTATGGAATGTCATTGAATAATTTTATTTTATTCCTGCGAGTCTCTGAAGCTCAAAAAATGCTGATGCATACCAACAGAAAGGTGGCTGATATTGCATTCGAGTGCGGCTTTTCTACATTGAGCAGCTTTTACGCGGCCTTCAGAAAAATCGTGGGAGAAAAACCTCTCCATTACCGTCCCCATCGCTATTTCCCAAGTGGTCCATAATTTCATTCTATTATTGTAATAATAGAATATTTCTTATTCTTTCTTTCTAAAAAACAAAGAAAATCTTACTATTGTGCATTTTCCTCATATAACTACGGAAGATGGCAAGCCATAGCTAAGCTATGATTAACATAGATTCAATTAAGGAGGAACTCATGAAAAAGGGTTTACTTGTAGTATTAGTTTTATTTCTATGTATTCCGTCAGTGCTGATTGCGGAAGGCTCTGGAGAAAAAGGGACATCCCAGGAGAAAAAAATCGTTATGACCTTCGGGGAAGCCGATTCCCTGGGGACTCCCATCAACCTCGCAAACGCTCTTTTCTGTAAACTCGTAACCGAGAAGACCGATGGAATGATCACTGTAAACCACATCGCCGGTGAATCATTGGGAAATGACATTCAGGTCATAGAACAAATGATGGAAGGATCTGTTCAATTTTACGGAGATGTTGCCGGCTGGTATGCTAACTGGGTAAAAGACCTGGCGATTCTCAACTGGGGATTTACCTTCGATGACAACGATCATGTACAGCGCTTCTTCAATAGCAATTCGTTTGAAGCCCTTAGCGATGAATTGATCGAGAATGCAGGCATAAAAATTCTTGGAATAGCCCCGACTCAGCCCAGAATTCTGTTTTCAAGAAAACCCGTGCACACTATCAATGACCTCAACGGCCTCAAAATGCGGGTACCCGATATCAGAACCTATATGCTTTTATGGCAAACCTTCGAAACTAATCCCAACCGTGTCGCTTGGGGAGAGGTTTATCTTGGCATGAAAACCGGTCTTCTCGAAGCAGCTGAGGGACCTATTGGTGCAGCCTATGGTGCTAAATTTCATGAAAGCGGCCCCAATGTAACATTGACCAACCATCTGGTATCCACCTATCAGGTATCCATGAATAACGCGCTATTCGAGAGCCTGTCTCCTGAAAACCAGAAGATCCTGCTTGAAGCCGGACAGGAAGCAGCCGACCTGGCACGCGAGGTTGCTGAGGAAGGAACTATCGAAACCCTCGACAAAATGGTGAATGAAGGCGCCACTCTTATTGAACTAACTCCTGAAGCACGGAACGCATTCGTTAAAAAGAGTACTTCAGCGGTCGAAACAATGGAAAATGACGGCGAATGGCGTAAAGGTCTCTGGCAGGAAGTCCGTGATCTCGCCCAATAAAAACAGCTTGTAAATATTCGCACAAAGGAAGACGACAGTGACATTAGATAAATTTTTAAGCAAATACAACCAAGTGCTGAGCAGAATCGAAGCCATTGAGAAATTTTTTGGATTGACGCTGCTCGCCTTCATTGTGTTGAGTATTTGCCTTCAGGTACTGACTCGCGCGGTATGGAACAAATCCCAGATTTGGGTTGAAGAACTCTGCACCTACGGGTTTATTTGGGCGGCCTTTTTGGGGGCCGCCATTGGAACAAAGCATCAGCGTCATATAAAAATCTCTACGTTTCTATTCCGATTGGATTACAAGAAACAGCTGATAATTGCAGAAATATCTTACGCGTTAATGTTGCTAATACTTTTTCTGATAGTGCAAAACGCCACCGGTCTGTATAAAATTGAGACTCGGAGCAATATTATTGCGATTCCTTTTTTACCACGTTTCTACGTTTTTTCGCTGCCCCTGCTGGTTTCTCTGATATCAATGATTATTACAATTCCCTATTTGATGTTGAATGATTACATGGCCTATCGACTGGAGGGGGAAAAGAAATGAGTCTTGCCGTTCTATTACTAACTGCCGCAGTCTTATTGATATTTGAATTCCCGGTAGCTTTCTCGCTGATGGGAGCTTCTATTGGTTACCTCCTCGTCGATTTCTTCACCGGTCAAGGAATCCCCGTATCGTTGACTATTCTTGCGCGTCGAATGTCCCCAGGACTGGACAGTTTCCCTCTGCTGGCAATGCCGCTTTTTATATTAGCCGGCAACCTGATGAACCGTTCGGGAATTGCCGAATCTATTTTTAAGTTCGCGACAGCACTTTTCGGACACATCCGTGGCGGTCTGGCGCATGTAAATATCGCGGCGAGTATTGTTTTCGCCGGCATGTCCGGAGTAGCCCAGGCCGACGCTGCGGGTCTTGGAACTATCGAGATCGAACAGATGATGAAAAAGGGCTACAAGGCTCCTTTTGCCGCAGCGGTCACTGCCTCATCCTCGATAATAGGGCCAATAATTCCCCCGAGTGTAATAATGGTACTCTACGCTGTTCTGGCACAGGTGTCGCTGGGAGAATTGTTTCTTGCCGGGATTCTCCCCGGCATTCTGATGGGTCTGTTGCTGATGCTACTTGTTTACTGGATGTCAGTAACCGGCAGGGCCCATACTCCCGTGGAACCCGCCAGTAAACTAAAAGAGATATTTGTCGCTTTTATACAGGCAATACCCGCCCTGCTGGCACCGATTATTCTGGTATTCGGTATCCTATTCGGATTCGCAACCCCGACGGAACTGGGAGCTATCACCGTTTTCTATGCTGTCGTTATAGGAGTAATCAATAAGAAACTCGGACTCAACGAGATAAAAAAAGCCTCAGTTGACAGCCTCGTAACCTTCGGAGTCCTGATTTTCATTATGGCGGCCGCATTTCCAATCGGCTGGATAATTGCTGCAAACAACCTGCCCATGCATATAGCAAATTTTATTCTTTCAATATCGACGAATAAATTTATCATTCTCATTCTAATCAACATCATGCTGCTGATTGTAGGGTGCTTCCTTGAAACCAATGCCATACTCTTTATCTCAGTACCAGCTCTGTTGCCTCTGATTCAAATGATTGGGGTCGATCCTGTACATTTTGGAGTTATTTTGGTTTTGAATTTACTTATTGGTGCTATAACACCACCATTCGGCATAATCTTATTCATAATGATGGATATCGCGAAAATCTCATTCCGCAGTCTTTTAAAGGAGATGCGCTACTTCTATGTGCCTCTGGGCATATCCCTCCTCATAATCACATTTGTGCCTGATTTTGTATTATTCCTTCCCCGGGTTGTAGCCCGTACGTTTGGTGGTTAACCATGAATTACAGTGACATTATACTTGCAGCAATCAAGGGAGAACCTACCCCCGAGCTTCCCTGTGCACCGAGAATGGACCTCTGGTATCTCTCAAATTATTATCGCGGGACCTTACCGAAGGAATACCACAACGCTACACTTCTGGATATCATGGAAGATCTGGATGTAGGTTTTAATACCACGAACCCAAATTTTCTTGAGCGTGATTCTATTGATGATGAAGCTCATCGGGCTTTGGGCCGGTATCAGTCCAGCGATATTCCCTACAGGGTCATCGTGGAGTGCGATCAAAAGTGCCGTCAGGAAGGAGATTTATATATCTCAGAGTATTTTACCCCCCACGGCACAATCAGGACCCAGACCCTCTACACTGAAGAGATGCGTAAGGCCGGTATAACCAACACCCATATTCAGGAAAAGGCATTTAAGTCTGAGAACGACTACGCCGCCCTGGGGTATGTCTATGAACATATGAAAGTCGAACCGCGGCCTGAAGCACATGAAATACTGCGCAAACGAGCCGGCGACCGGGGCCCATTCATATTCTGGGTAACCTCGGAAGGATCACCATACCATCTGCTTTCGAAGTACCTGATGCCCTTTGAGATATTCTGCTATGAAATGTTCGATCATCCGGAAAAAATGCAGGAGCTTGCAGATAGAATCCGTTCATCATTTTACGCTGCCCTTGAGCTCGGCCTGAACTCAGAGGCGGAAATACTCCGGGTAGGATCCAATTACGATTCCACCATAGAAAACCCGCCGTTTTTCCGGGAGCACATCCTGCCGACACTCAAGGATTGCGCGGACAAAGCCCACGAGAAAGGAAAATTTCTTCTATCGCATACCGACGGTGAGAACAGCGGACTTTTGGATCTTTATATGGAGTGCGGCTTTGATATAGCCGACTCAGTCTGTCCTGCCCCGATGACCAGTGTATCGTTTAAGGAACACCGAAAAGTGTTCACAGACAAGGTAAGCATATACGGTGGAGTACCTTCAATCATTTTCCTGCCGAATTCGGTATCTGAATATGAATTTGAGAAATTCCTGGATGATTTTCTCGTTGACGCAGGAGATGGAAAAAAGCTGATCGTCTCAATCGCCGATACGGCCCCTCCGGATGCTAATTTCAACCGGATACGCAAATTCATCAAGAAGATTAAAGAATTCGGTCCAGTCGGTTAAAACACAATACCATGCAGCGCCGGGTAGATTTTATCCGGCACTGTTTATGCCTTTCTTCTGCGCAGTAATTTCCTCTACTTCTACATACGGATTCCTATACCGCTTTAAGCCCTGCGTCTTGTTCCCAAACTGGATCGCTGCCTCGGGACAAAGGTTAAGGCAGGCCCATACACATCTGGCATTTCCGGTGCCAGACAGGCTTACCCTCTTCCAGGCGCACATTATCCACAGGACACACCTGTGCACACAGACCGCAGGAACTGCAGTTCTCATCCACAGCAAAAGATTTGTCCAGGTTGTGAATAAACATATACCCCAGAGAGTAAAGAAGCCCGGGGGATATGTTCCGCCTGAACCATCCCGCTTCCTTGTCGAAATGCGTTCCGGCCTGCTTGATAATTCCGGCTATACGGGAGATTTTAACAGCACCCGTCTGGAGCAGTTCCGCCTGCGCATTCCCCTGAACGGCCTCCCCAAAGGGCAGATAATTACTGGGATTCAGGACACTGAAGCCTGCATTAAGGGAGTTCCCTGTACCAGTAAAATAAAAGACTTTATGCTTCATGTCTGTGATTCTCGTCTTATTCCGGGGGTTTCGTCAAGAGAACCCGGGAAACTGCATTGCTTTTGCGGGAAACGTCCACAGGTTTGAGAAAACTGATAAGCGGGCGGGATATATCCGTTGTTAGTTTTATTCCGAGACCCTGTTCCGACCTTCTGCCTTTGCCCGATATAAAGCCTGGTCTGCACGAAGAATCAAACTCTCAAAACCATCAGAAAACGGCTTTTCACCTGCCGCTACTCCGCAGCTGATTGTTACCGTTTTGATACCCGGCGCGGATTCATGGGGCAGCGCAAGATTCCGAATTTTCTCACACAGACGAAAAGCCACACTGCGCGCTTCGCGTAACCCCAGGTCCGGGATTACAACGATAAATTCCTCACCACCATAGCGGGCCAGAAGATCAACACCATGGCGCAGCTCTTGGTTAATCCCATCCGCTACCTTCTGCAGACAATCATCACCCTGTTGATGCCCATAATAATCGTTATAAACTTTAAAAAAATCCAGATCAATAAGGATTATTGCCAGCTGCTTAAGAGCAGATGATTGCCTCAGTTTTGCCAGGAAAATCTCAAGGTGTCGACGGTTGGGAACTCCTGTCAAAGGGTCAATCCTCGATATCTCCCGTAAAAAAGTGTTTCGATCAGATAACTCCCAAACTTTAATCTTATCCCGCAAGGCAAAAAGATAGTTTATTCTGCGTTCTTTTTCCAGCGAATAGTTACTGATCAACGACATGACTACCGCTGCCCCCAGAAACAGAACATTGTGTATTTTAACTCCACCGGGTATCAGCGGCTGCAATAAGATTGATACGTTATAAACCAGCAGAGTGGAAACAGACACAGAAAGAGCATAGGAAAACCGCAGACGTGTAACCTGATTCGCGAAAATTATAACCAGTATCAGTCCTAAATGGTACGACGAGGCATACTTGTACCTGCTTATATGAAACAGGAAGATTAAACTCAGCGCCACGATAAAGAATATGGTCGCGGCAACTAATTCTCTTGTAAAAGGTGAAGGATTACGAGATAAAAAAAGAATTGCGATAGATAACAGAGCAAGGAAGCACAATCCCAAGACGCACAACAAGGGCAATCCGGAAGATATCCGGAACCATATGGTAATCGGCCACAAGAAACACCAGATAGAACAGGAGTGCTGTGAACCCTCGTATATACAATCGGTGCGTGCGTCGTCTGCCTGTATCTGTTTCAAACGGATCTTCCAGCACTTCTGGAAAAGCCAGGCGCAGGGAATCAGAAGACAACCACTCTTCTATGAGATTACCAACTGTATCTTTTTCCGGTATATGCAACAAATCCATATGTGCGATAAAATCCGCATATTCCTTCATTCCGTGAAAGATTGTAGTTTATATAGCCGGTGAAAGATAGTTCTAATCCTGCGAAATTACCTTCAGCCCTTTTCTACCAGTTTCTTTTCCCGTTCTCCCGCAGGTTTCAGATCCTTTACAATAATCCTTGACAGCTTAACCTCCTCTATACCTTCATGCTCGATCATCGACTCGCCGGCTTCCTTGTTTCGGAAGCGCAGTACATTGAGCATGAAAATCTCGAGCTTACTCAAGGTTGA is from Marispirochaeta sp. and encodes:
- a CDS encoding uroporphyrinogen decarboxylase family protein, with amino-acid sequence MNYSDIILAAIKGEPTPELPCAPRMDLWYLSNYYRGTLPKEYHNATLLDIMEDLDVGFNTTNPNFLERDSIDDEAHRALGRYQSSDIPYRVIVECDQKCRQEGDLYISEYFTPHGTIRTQTLYTEEMRKAGITNTHIQEKAFKSENDYAALGYVYEHMKVEPRPEAHEILRKRAGDRGPFIFWVTSEGSPYHLLSKYLMPFEIFCYEMFDHPEKMQELADRIRSSFYAALELGLNSEAEILRVGSNYDSTIENPPFFREHILPTLKDCADKAHEKGKFLLSHTDGENSGLLDLYMECGFDIADSVCPAPMTSVSFKEHRKVFTDKVSIYGGVPSIIFLPNSVSEYEFEKFLDDFLVDAGDGKKLIVSIADTAPPDANFNRIRKFIKKIKEFGPVG
- a CDS encoding helix-turn-helix domain-containing protein, which gives rise to MNQIREYNFGFNCGISPVVPWGDHHRHNEVEITFADKGAFNLELQGQRIEVKPGKLLIFWGGMPHYIDSLEPNQTQYWMCVPVSSFIQWIDNPQLFRDIFTHGLILTDIYRHLNAYSSLFYLWSAELNDTSQRVRKAAQLSICAQIRCTLEDISKTTGNDGTPNFKETYYSTTTVKSTKLYKRACEYIIDNYTDFDLDADTIAGAINAHPKYLLTLFKRKYGMSLNNFILFLRVSEAQKMLMHTNRKVADIAFECGFSTLSSFYAAFRKIVGEKPLHYRPHRYFPSGP
- a CDS encoding TRAP transporter small permease subunit is translated as MTLDKFLSKYNQVLSRIEAIEKFFGLTLLAFIVLSICLQVLTRAVWNKSQIWVEELCTYGFIWAAFLGAAIGTKHQRHIKISTFLFRLDYKKQLIIAEISYALMLLILFLIVQNATGLYKIETRSNIIAIPFLPRFYVFSLPLLVSLISMIITIPYLMLNDYMAYRLEGEKK
- a CDS encoding TRAP transporter substrate-binding protein: MKKGLLVVLVLFLCIPSVLIAEGSGEKGTSQEKKIVMTFGEADSLGTPINLANALFCKLVTEKTDGMITVNHIAGESLGNDIQVIEQMMEGSVQFYGDVAGWYANWVKDLAILNWGFTFDDNDHVQRFFNSNSFEALSDELIENAGIKILGIAPTQPRILFSRKPVHTINDLNGLKMRVPDIRTYMLLWQTFETNPNRVAWGEVYLGMKTGLLEAAEGPIGAAYGAKFHESGPNVTLTNHLVSTYQVSMNNALFESLSPENQKILLEAGQEAADLAREVAEEGTIETLDKMVNEGATLIELTPEARNAFVKKSTSAVETMENDGEWRKGLWQEVRDLAQ
- a CDS encoding EFR1 family ferrodoxin (N-terminal region resembles flavodoxins. C-terminal ferrodoxin region binds two 4Fe-4S clusters.), whose protein sequence is MKHKVFYFTGTGNSLNAGFSVLNPSNYLPFGEAVQGNAQAELLQTGAVKISRIAGIIKQAGTHFDKEAGWFRRNISPGLLYSLGYMFIHNLDKSFAVDENCSSCGLCAQVCPVDNVRLEEGKPVWHRKCQMCMGLP
- a CDS encoding TRAP transporter large permease, which produces MSLAVLLLTAAVLLIFEFPVAFSLMGASIGYLLVDFFTGQGIPVSLTILARRMSPGLDSFPLLAMPLFILAGNLMNRSGIAESIFKFATALFGHIRGGLAHVNIAASIVFAGMSGVAQADAAGLGTIEIEQMMKKGYKAPFAAAVTASSSIIGPIIPPSVIMVLYAVLAQVSLGELFLAGILPGILMGLLLMLLVYWMSVTGRAHTPVEPASKLKEIFVAFIQAIPALLAPIILVFGILFGFATPTELGAITVFYAVVIGVINKKLGLNEIKKASVDSLVTFGVLIFIMAAAFPIGWIIAANNLPMHIANFILSISTNKFIILILINIMLLIVGCFLETNAILFISVPALLPLIQMIGVDPVHFGVILVLNLLIGAITPPFGIILFIMMDIAKISFRSLLKEMRYFYVPLGISLLIITFVPDFVLFLPRVVARTFGG